CGAACTAGACCCAACACGGAATGAGGAGCTACCAAAAAGCTCCGCACCCGCCACATCCAGGAAGCCAACAGAAGACTCAACCACGGGAGCCTATGCAAGAGGGAGCCTTTGCCGAGCAGCCTCCGCGCGCTCCAGAAAGCTCCCAATACGCACCAGCCAGCCTTGCAAGAAGTCAGCGATCTCGTGAAGCGGCTTAATTGCCTCCTCCATTTGCAAGGAAGTCATGCAATGAAGATCAGATCCTAGCAGTTTCGTGTGCACCCCAAGAGCAGACTGGAGCGTCACATCAATCAGGACAGAAGCCGAAGCAACCAACGAGTAAGGCGAGGAATCACGACGAAGAGTCTTCATGTTGGGAGGATTGACCTGCTTCATGCGCCGTTCACAACCACAAGGCCTCGTCATAGACGAGATGGTCCCAACGAAACTCCTGTCAACAATGGCAATTCTTATGATTGGCACCAACAAACTAGACAACCTACGGAACTTCCAAAACTGAACATTGCACGAAAGGGAGGTCTTTTTTTGCGGGGTGCACGAAAGGGAGGTCCATCCGGATCCAGGTGGCAAACCGTCTTCCTACGAAATGGCAGCAACACTCAGGAAGAGAGAAAACAGAACATATCACAAAGAGCAGCAACAAAACCTGACACATCTCCTTACAGGTAAAGCGTTGTTGCAACATCCAGCCATTACAACCTGCAGCTCCGCATAAAAGACACTAGAAACCGCGCATCATTTATCATACAACCAAAACCTTTCCACGGTTCTCGCTCACTCTCATCGCCACCAACTCAGAACCCACGCTCCGCTCGCTGCACGTTTGGCCTATTGTCAAACGGAAACCGCTCACCATGCCTCCCCCTGTCCCGGTGATCCTGCCATCTGCCCCTCTGGTGGTGGCTCTCAGCCTGGTTTCTCTGCTTGCTGTTCCTCTGCTGGGAGTACCCGCCGCCACTGTTCCTCTTCCTGCCATATGCGCTGCATGGATCCTGGTAGTATGTGTTATTGTTGCTGGATGCTCCATGGGAACTGTTCCAGTTATTCCCTGAGCAATGGTTGTTGCTTGAGCTGCCCCAACCGGGCTGCGCCAGGGCATCACCCCAGCCGGTGCTGATTTTGTTCCAGCTGCTCAGAGGCTCCTGACTCGCTGCCCAACCTGTGTTGGATGCCGAGTTGTCCGCCTCCCACTTGTTCACCTCAGGGGTCGGCTTTTCTAGATAGATGTCCCAGTTCCCCGTCTGGTTCTGGGCACACCTGTTATTGGCAGCTACGGCGGGCTCGTTGTCCGCCTCAAAGGGTACCCGCACCTTGTCCAGGTCAGCTACCAACTCGGGGTCGACCTCGCCACGATGGTCGACCTCATCAATGTACAGATCAGGGTCTGGGTAAGGTATATCAGAAGGTTGGCCATGGTAATGAGACCAGAACCTTGATTTTGCATTCTGGAAATTCTCAAAAGCTCCCGAGTCATCCCACTGCTCTATCTCCTTGTACATATAGGCAAAGTGCTTGTTCTCGCAGAACCTCTGCCACGAAATGCCACCAACAAGACTGCAAAATTCCCTTTCCCATAATGGGACTTGGCATTGATTATCCACGTGACTGTATCCTGTGCGTATTAAAAACGATATTAGATTCATGGTGTGAGCACATTAACGCAGGGAAATAAAAGATTCCTGACCTACTGCATTATGGGAACAGAAATAAACAGGAGATGGAACGTACTGAGGGCATTCTTTAGCCTGGACTGCCTAACAATCTAATCTATAAATTCCAAAGCCACAGGCTGCTCTAGAATTTTACATTGTTGAGTACAGTATCCTGGGGGAGAAAAATATGAATTGCTGAGCAGCAGTGCATTCCTAACTTAGACTCAAGTAGGATATGAAAGTACTTGTTGTTGCTTTATACGGGTGAAAGATGAGTCAAACCAAAGATACATCTTTCAACTACACAACTATACAACTGTGGCAGAGTAGCAAGTTCAATACATAAAGTATGAATTCAAGTATTTGTGGAACACTCTGATCAAGCATAAGTGGGTTTTATAGTCTGTCATTCTAATTTACGCCAAGTATAGACAACTGTCAAGAGAAATGAACCAGCGCAAACCAGTACTTTGAATTTGTCGAGGATAGCGGCAATAAAGCGATCCTTTCAGAGATCACAGAAAAGGAACAATGAGTCACTCAAAACACAATTTAAAGGGTTCCATCCTAAAACAACACCATTCCTTCTACGGGTCTGCTCCTATGTAGCCATATGACTACATCTTTAATGGCTATGTCatttatatagtactccctccgtcccataatataagagcgtttttgacactacactaatgtcaaaaacgctcttatactatgggacggagggagtagtaaactaGTGATAGTCATAATTAGTAGAGTGAGAAAAAAAGTGATCGTGCACCGGCAAAAAGATCATGGTTTTGAGGTCCTAGTGCCTGAAGAAAACATGCACAATGCAGTTACATAAGTGGTGGGTTCCTTGCATATCCTACCATTGCAAGGAGCAAGTTAAAATTTAATGGTCCCACATCTGACAAAGACGCTATacctctttgttttcttttttgttatCACATCGTCAGCCAGCTGACTACAGTTAGTGTTGGCTGACTACAAATAGTGTTAAACAAACATCGGTGCCCGAAACTATTTTTCCAGATAAGACACTCCGAATGCAAGTCGGATTCCAAGTTTTATTAGTTATGTCCTAAAAAAAACCTTGCTGAATCGTACACCCAAATCTGAGTTGGATTCCAACACCCGTGTCCATGTCTGAGCAGGCAAGCAACTATTTTGCCGGATAAGACACTCCGAATGCAGGTCGGATTCCAAGTTTATTAGTTATGTCCTAAAAAAACCTTGCTGAATCGTACGCCCAAATCTGAGTTGGATTCCAACACCCGCGTCCATGTCTGAGCAGGCGAGCAACACTGTCTACATTATGGTTTGCAAAAGACATTCCTTCTTCCATGCTCC
This window of the Triticum aestivum cultivar Chinese Spring chromosome 5D, IWGSC CS RefSeq v2.1, whole genome shotgun sequence genome carries:
- the LOC123120331 gene encoding uncharacterized protein, which gives rise to MGGRNRRWPTKRHHDASSNPRPPPPYSGYSHVDNQCQVPLWEREFCSLVGGISWQRFCENKHFAYMYKEIEQWDDSGAFENFQNAKSRFWSHYHGQPSDIPYPDPDLYIDEVDHRGEVDPELVADLDKVRVPFEADNEPAVAANNRCAQNQTGNWDIYLEKPTPEVNKWEADNSASNTGWAASQEPLSSWNKISTGWGDALAQPGWGSSSNNHCSGNNWNSSHGASSNNNTYYQDPCSAYGRKRNSGGGYSQQRNSKQRNQAESHHQRGRWQDHRDRGRHGERFPFDNRPNVQRAERGF